One genomic window of Bacillus mycoides includes the following:
- a CDS encoding alpha/beta hydrolase produces MNQTIGRIEEISFFSTSLQEELTLLVYLPVNYTPLHKHTVVIAQDGRDYFQLGKAHRVIERLRETEEIDRTIIVGIPYKNVHDRKEKYFPSDVKNAAYIRFLAHELAPYIDENYPTYQMGKGRVLIGDSLGGTVSFMTALMYPHTFGKVVMQSPFVDETVMNLARDFKNPGALELYHVIGTEETAVKRTDGQVSDFVEPNRELNTLLTDRNFITHYEEFEGNHTWKYWQTDLPKAFSHILSMK; encoded by the coding sequence ATGAATCAAACAATAGGGAGAATTGAAGAAATTTCATTTTTTAGTACATCACTTCAAGAGGAACTTACACTTCTTGTTTATTTACCAGTAAATTACACACCTCTTCATAAGCATACGGTTGTTATTGCACAAGATGGTAGAGATTATTTTCAGCTTGGTAAAGCGCACCGTGTAATTGAGCGTCTTCGTGAAACTGAAGAAATCGACCGTACAATTATTGTCGGTATTCCATATAAAAATGTACACGATCGTAAGGAAAAATATTTCCCGAGCGATGTAAAGAATGCTGCTTACATTCGTTTCCTTGCTCATGAGCTTGCTCCATATATTGATGAAAATTATCCAACGTATCAAATGGGTAAAGGACGCGTTTTAATTGGAGATTCTCTTGGCGGTACAGTTTCCTTTATGACTGCACTTATGTATCCGCATACATTCGGTAAAGTTGTTATGCAGTCACCATTTGTTGATGAAACAGTGATGAACTTAGCAAGAGACTTTAAAAATCCGGGGGCGTTAGAACTTTATCACGTCATTGGGACAGAAGAAACAGCTGTCAAGCGCACAGATGGACAAGTATCTGATTTCGTAGAACCGAACCGTGAGCTAAATACTCTTCTTACAGATAGAAATTTCATCACGCATTATGAAGAGTTTGAAGGGAATCACACATGGAAATATTGGCAAACAGATTTACCGAAAGCATTTTCTCATATTCTATCAATGAAATAA
- a CDS encoding DMT family transporter, whose amino-acid sequence MKQERSIALPLAISIIAISFAAVFVKMSSAPSSILSMYRLWIIVLIMLPIVWKKREEFSKIQIKDWGFLIGSGFFLALHFLLWFESLKHTTVASSTIILALQPIVSLVGGFFLFKERTTYSAIATMGIAILGVMCIGWGDLGLSEQAIYGDILSFLSVIAVVGYLFIGQTTVKKVSHWIYSFTVFAFAGIFIAIYNVILQVPFTGYTKWDWSIFLLLAIVPTVSHVINNWLLNYVNATTISMSILGEPVGASILAFFLLGEKLNAMQIIGSMLVLFGVSVFLLQQQKRTAKNVVNKPVYTQEL is encoded by the coding sequence TTGAAACAAGAAAGATCAATCGCACTACCATTAGCAATTTCCATTATAGCCATTTCATTCGCAGCTGTTTTTGTAAAGATGTCCTCAGCACCATCTTCAATTTTAAGTATGTATCGATTATGGATTATCGTACTTATTATGCTGCCTATCGTTTGGAAAAAACGGGAAGAGTTTAGTAAGATTCAAATAAAAGATTGGGGATTTTTAATTGGATCTGGTTTCTTTTTAGCACTTCATTTTCTTTTATGGTTTGAATCCTTAAAGCATACGACAGTAGCAAGTTCGACGATTATTTTAGCGTTGCAACCTATCGTATCTTTAGTTGGAGGTTTTTTTCTATTTAAAGAAAGAACAACCTATTCAGCAATTGCGACGATGGGAATTGCGATACTAGGCGTAATGTGTATTGGCTGGGGAGATTTAGGGCTAAGTGAGCAAGCAATTTATGGGGATATATTATCCTTTTTAAGTGTAATAGCAGTTGTCGGTTATTTATTTATCGGACAAACGACAGTAAAGAAAGTATCGCATTGGATTTATAGTTTCACTGTATTTGCCTTCGCTGGTATATTTATAGCGATTTATAACGTTATACTTCAAGTGCCATTTACAGGCTATACGAAGTGGGATTGGAGTATTTTTCTTTTACTTGCGATTGTACCGACAGTGTCACACGTCATTAATAATTGGTTATTAAACTACGTAAATGCAACAACAATTTCAATGAGTATTCTAGGAGAACCAGTTGGGGCATCTATACTAGCGTTCTTCTTACTTGGAGAAAAATTAAACGCAATGCAAATTATCGGTAGCATGCTCGTATTGTTTGGTGTATCTGTTTTCTTACTACAGCAACAAAAGCGAACAGCAAAAAATGTAGTAAACAAACCGGTGTATACACAGGAATTATAA
- a CDS encoding Crp/Fnr family transcriptional regulator, with translation MEEILKKYMKSFTTLSEEEQQLILSELQIEEYKKGTVLLRQGDVPSKCYFVLKGCVRQHCIDEAGREVTSNFYTEEQAIANFNHHKQDKSSPHTLTCLEDCIVVVGDLYSEKDMYKKYSQLEEMTRQMIEYNFGEVQEELTLFIASTPEERYKSLLQKRPHLIHRVPQYQLASYLGITPESLSRIKKRLKQ, from the coding sequence ATGGAAGAGATATTAAAGAAATATATGAAGAGTTTTACAACATTAAGTGAAGAAGAGCAGCAACTGATCCTCAGTGAATTACAAATTGAAGAATATAAAAAAGGAACAGTGCTCCTAAGACAAGGAGATGTTCCGTCTAAATGTTATTTTGTATTAAAAGGATGCGTGAGGCAGCACTGTATAGATGAAGCAGGGAGAGAGGTTACATCAAATTTTTATACAGAAGAACAAGCAATCGCAAATTTCAATCATCATAAACAAGATAAATCATCCCCGCATACGTTAACGTGTTTAGAAGACTGTATAGTAGTAGTTGGCGATCTGTATAGTGAAAAGGACATGTATAAGAAATATTCACAGTTAGAAGAAATGACGCGCCAAATGATTGAATACAATTTTGGTGAAGTACAAGAAGAACTTACATTATTTATTGCATCGACACCAGAAGAGCGCTACAAATCATTATTACAAAAACGCCCGCATTTAATTCATCGTGTTCCTCAATATCAATTGGCAAGTTATCTAGGTATTACGCCAGAATCATTAAGCAGAATTAAGAAACGACTCAAACAGTAG
- a CDS encoding DUF4386 domain-containing protein: MNERKFALFAGTSLLIMAFAAFFSYGFVHGNLVVQGDASTTLHNIQTSSSLFKAEIFGWIIIFITDIIASWALYFFLKPIHASFSLLAACLRLMYTAILGIAIFNLTFVLLLSKSTVANSEAYTMLFLEAFEYIWSVGLVIFGLHLLVLGYVTFLSRQIPKFISVLLFIAAIGYIVIHVMNTMFSQYDAIISILNVVFQLPMIAGELGFSIWLLLRGGKNSTV, translated from the coding sequence ATGAATGAACGAAAGTTTGCCTTATTTGCTGGTACTTCTCTTCTTATTATGGCATTCGCTGCATTTTTTTCTTACGGTTTTGTTCACGGAAATCTCGTTGTACAAGGAGATGCGAGCACGACACTCCATAATATTCAAACTTCAAGTTCACTTTTCAAAGCAGAAATTTTCGGATGGATTATCATTTTTATTACGGATATTATCGCCTCGTGGGCTCTTTATTTCTTTCTAAAACCTATCCATGCTAGCTTCTCATTACTGGCTGCCTGTCTTCGTCTTATGTATACAGCTATACTTGGGATTGCTATATTCAATTTAACATTTGTATTACTTCTTTCAAAAAGTACAGTTGCTAATTCAGAAGCATATACAATGTTATTTCTAGAAGCTTTTGAATACATTTGGTCTGTAGGATTAGTCATTTTCGGCTTACATCTTCTCGTTTTAGGATATGTAACTTTTCTATCTAGACAAATACCGAAATTTATTAGTGTACTACTATTCATCGCTGCTATCGGTTATATCGTAATTCACGTCATGAATACGATGTTTTCACAATATGATGCGATTATCTCCATTCTTAACGTTGTCTTTCAACTACCGATGATCGCAGGTGAACTAGGATTTAGTATATGGCTATTGCTTAGAGGTGGAAAAAACTCTACTGTTTGA
- a CDS encoding PH domain-containing protein — MEFPSKKDAWLYLVFIIVIGACFAPIFAGREYFLLFFTIPLAILFSWSWFSTKYIVGEEEITIRSGFVKKRILIRDIKRISDTKNPIAAHALSFDRFEILYGSYETELISPRNKEEFILLLKRKNPGIEIN; from the coding sequence ATGGAATTTCCATCAAAAAAAGATGCATGGTTATATCTGGTCTTTATAATCGTTATAGGTGCCTGTTTTGCTCCAATATTTGCAGGGAGAGAATACTTTCTCTTATTTTTTACAATTCCATTAGCCATACTGTTTAGTTGGAGTTGGTTTTCAACAAAATATATTGTAGGGGAAGAAGAGATTACTATTAGATCTGGTTTCGTTAAAAAACGTATTCTTATAAGGGATATAAAGCGAATTTCAGATACGAAAAATCCAATCGCAGCTCATGCACTATCATTCGATCGATTTGAAATTCTATACGGATCATATGAAACAGAACTTATTTCTCCAAGAAATAAAGAAGAATTTATTTTGTTGTTAAAAAGAAAAAATCCTGGAATTGAAATAAATTAA
- a CDS encoding Ig-like domain-containing protein — MLAAFQQKHIRKFSPITNTSASCLNIQPNPPKISIAPSVISVIGVHMGKNKLKIKTGQSTELSASVLPMQATNQELIWTNMNSDVITIYPKGDTVTITGKSAGRAVVIVTTAEGKFRDLCVVHVQPYMTNPK; from the coding sequence ATGTTAGCAGCTTTCCAGCAAAAACATATAAGAAAATTTTCACCCATCACAAATACTTCTGCTTCTTGTTTAAACATTCAACCTAATCCGCCCAAAATTTCAATTGCTCCTTCTGTTATTTCAGTTATCGGTGTTCATATGGGAAAAAATAAGTTAAAAATAAAAACTGGGCAAAGTACTGAGTTATCAGCTTCCGTTTTGCCAATGCAAGCGACGAACCAAGAGCTTATTTGGACAAATATGAATTCTGATGTCATCACAATCTATCCAAAAGGTGATACGGTAACGATTACTGGAAAAAGTGCAGGAAGAGCAGTCGTAATTGTCACAACTGCTGAAGGAAAATTCCGCGACTTATGTGTCGTTCACGTACAACCTTATATGACAAATCCAAAGTGA
- the putP gene encoding sodium/proline symporter PutP — translation MSTQMLTLTSISIYMLGMLVIGYFAYKRTSNLTDYMLGGRTLGPAVTALSAGASDMSGWLLMGLPGAMFSVGLSSSWIAIGLTLGAYANWLYVAPRLRTYSEIANNSITIPEFLEHRFHDKSHMLRLVSGLVIMIFFTFYVASGLVSGAVLFENSFGMNYHVGLFIVAGVVVAYTLFGGFLAVSWTDFVQGIIMVVALILVPIVTIMNANGLGPAFDTIRSVDPTRLDIFKGASTLGIVSLFAWGLGYVGQPHIIVRFMAISSVKELKSARRIGMSWMIFSVVGAMFTGLIGIAYYSQQDLTLSNPETIFLELGKILFHPLITGFLLAAILAAIMSTISSQLLVTSSAVTEDLYHTFFKRSASDKELVFVGRMAVLGIALVGCALAFKQNDTILALVGYAWAGFGSSFGPAILLSLYWKRMTKWGALAGMISGAATVIIWTQFKFLTNFLYEMIPGFTISLLAIIIVSLLTQPSKEVEEQFEDFEKQHSHSL, via the coding sequence ATGAGTACGCAGATGTTAACTTTAACTTCTATCTCTATTTACATGCTCGGGATGTTAGTAATCGGCTATTTCGCCTACAAACGAACGTCCAACTTAACAGATTATATGCTTGGCGGGCGTACACTAGGCCCCGCAGTAACAGCATTAAGTGCTGGAGCATCCGATATGAGTGGTTGGCTTTTAATGGGATTACCCGGTGCAATGTTTAGCGTTGGATTAAGTAGTAGTTGGATTGCGATCGGCCTAACACTAGGCGCATACGCAAACTGGCTTTATGTCGCTCCTCGCTTACGTACCTACTCTGAAATTGCAAATAATTCTATTACTATCCCAGAATTTTTGGAACACCGCTTCCACGACAAATCTCACATGCTACGCTTAGTATCCGGACTTGTTATTATGATTTTCTTTACTTTCTATGTAGCTTCAGGACTAGTTTCAGGCGCTGTATTATTTGAAAATTCATTTGGTATGAACTATCATGTTGGATTATTCATTGTAGCAGGCGTTGTTGTAGCTTACACATTATTTGGTGGTTTCTTAGCTGTAAGTTGGACAGACTTCGTGCAAGGAATCATTATGGTAGTTGCTCTTATTCTTGTTCCTATCGTAACAATTATGAATGCAAACGGACTTGGACCTGCATTTGATACAATTCGATCTGTAGATCCAACACGTTTAGATATTTTTAAAGGTGCCTCCACTTTAGGAATTGTTTCCTTATTCGCATGGGGCCTTGGTTATGTTGGACAACCTCATATTATCGTACGCTTTATGGCAATTTCTTCTGTAAAAGAACTTAAAAGCGCACGAAGAATTGGTATGAGCTGGATGATTTTCTCTGTTGTCGGAGCTATGTTTACTGGTCTTATCGGTATTGCCTACTATTCACAACAAGATTTGACATTATCTAACCCAGAGACAATTTTCCTTGAGCTTGGAAAAATTTTATTCCATCCACTTATTACTGGATTTTTATTAGCAGCGATTTTAGCAGCTATTATGAGTACAATCTCATCTCAGCTTCTCGTTACTTCAAGTGCTGTAACAGAAGACTTATATCATACATTCTTTAAACGTTCTGCTTCTGATAAAGAGCTTGTATTTGTCGGTCGTATGGCTGTTCTTGGTATCGCCTTAGTTGGGTGCGCATTAGCGTTTAAACAAAATGATACGATTTTAGCTCTTGTTGGATACGCTTGGGCTGGATTTGGTTCTTCATTCGGACCAGCTATTTTATTAAGTCTATATTGGAAACGTATGACGAAATGGGGCGCGCTTGCTGGTATGATTTCTGGTGCCGCGACTGTTATTATATGGACTCAATTTAAATTCTTAACAAACTTCTTATATGAAATGATTCCTGGTTTCACAATTAGTTTACTAGCAATCATAATCGTTAGTTTACTAACACAACCTTCAAAAGAAGTTGAAGAGCAATTTGAGGATTTCGAAAAACAACATAGTCATAGTCTATAA